TCCTCCTGTTTCTGGCTGGCGGCCTGATCAACCCGAATTTTCTGAATATCAATCAGGCTGTGAATATCGTCCGCCTGGCTTCATTTCTGGGGATTATCGCTGCCGGGCAAACGCTGGTGATCATCAGCGGTGGTGAAGGTATCGATCTGTCAGCCGGGGCGGTGGTGACGCTGGGAGCCATCCTGACCTTCCGCCTGAGTAGTGGTCAGAATGACCTGATCCTGCCAGCGTTGCTGGTCGTGCTGGTAGTTGGTGCGGTGATCGGATTTTTGAACGGCCTGGGGATCATCGTGCTGCAGGTGCCGCCGCTGGTGATGACGCTGGGTATGACCGGCGTGGTGCAGGGCACGATCCTGGTGCTGACCCAGGGCGAACTGATCGGCAACATGCCACCGTTGCTGGGCCGCCTGATCGCTGAGCCGTTGATTCTGGGCATTCCCGGCGTGGTGATCCTGTGGGTACTGGTCGGGCTGGGCATGTGGCTGCTGCTGGAGCGCACGACTTACGGCAAGCAGTTATTCGCGATCGGCGTCAACCGCACGACGGCCCGGCTGTCCGGCGTGCGCGTGCCGTTCATTGTCATCATCACGTATACGCTCAGTGGCGTACTGGCGGCTTTTGGCGGGTTTGTGCTGCTGGGCTTTACCCAGACGGTCTTCCTTAACCTGGGTGGGCCGTACCAGTTTCCGGCGATTGCGGCGGTGGTGGTCGGCGGGACGGTGCTTTCCGGCGGCAAGGGTAGCTACTGGGGCACGATGTCCGGCGCGCTCGTCCTGACCCTGATCGAGAGTCTGCTGCGGGCGCTGCAGCTTCAGGAAGCCTACAAGCTGATAACGCTGGGGATCACCCTCGTGGTGCTGATCTCCATTTATGGCCGCCAGCGGAGCGTCCGACAGTGAGCGCAGTTTGCGTATCTGGGGAGGAGTAGAGTCTGATGCACAAGATCACGATGCTGGGCACCGGCCTGATCGGGATGTTTTACACGATGACCCTGCATGGCAGGCGCGGGCAGGACCGGGTGGCGGTGGTCTATTCCCGGACGGAAGAACGCGCCCGGCGGTTTGCCCAGGAATGGGGCATCCCGCGCTGGACAACCGACATGGCGGCGGCCATCCGCGACCCGGAGACTGATGTCGTGGTTATCGGGTTGCCCAACAACCTGCACGAGCAGGCTGTCCTGCTGGCGGCGGAAGCGGGCAAGGCGGTGCTCTGCACCAAGCCGCTTGGTCGCAACGCTGCCGAGGCCAAACGGATGCTGGACACGGTGGAGCGGGCGGGCGTCTTCCACGGTTATCTGGAAGATCTGGCCTATACGCCCAAGACGCTCAAGGCGCTCAAGTCGGTGAAGAGTGGCGCGCTGGGCAAAATCCTGTGGGCGCGCTCCCGCGAGGCGCATCCAGGCCCGCATAGCGACTGGTTCTGGGATAAAGAGCAATCTGGCGGCGGGGCGATTGTCGACCTGGGCTGCCATTGCATCGCCATCGCCCGTAACTTCATCGGCAAGGATGT
This genomic window from Anaerolineae bacterium contains:
- a CDS encoding ABC transporter permease, whose protein sequence is MRSLRQQSAQISPPVVALLLSILLFLAGGLINPNFLNINQAVNIVRLASFLGIIAAGQTLVIISGGEGIDLSAGAVVTLGAILTFRLSSGQNDLILPALLVVLVVGAVIGFLNGLGIIVLQVPPLVMTLGMTGVVQGTILVLTQGELIGNMPPLLGRLIAEPLILGIPGVVILWVLVGLGMWLLLERTTYGKQLFAIGVNRTTARLSGVRVPFIVIITYTLSGVLAAFGGFVLLGFTQTVFLNLGGPYQFPAIAAVVVGGTVLSGGKGSYWGTMSGALVLTLIESLLRALQLQEAYKLITLGITLVVLISIYGRQRSVRQ